From Xenopus tropicalis strain Nigerian chromosome 3, UCB_Xtro_10.0, whole genome shotgun sequence, the proteins below share one genomic window:
- the LOC105946870 gene encoding tubulin monoglycylase TTLL3 — MTLWYDVQPNLIWSRPYFNFRDLNEDQMINNFDCTRCFTTKVGLCLSLRELPWFAKEDPHTFYPRCHILAEERQEFIDDYRLTAARSILKWVLRVNGKSLRDEEVIPEESEKEASTAMCLTDGVSRTATRVRKWFLRIRRKRKSTSVSLPDAKMSDPGHERTVPNDIIVTALLACKMHLDTLEHKNIDGDLEPVEAQVAARWKAFLRDYYKVVRDGAHIQNSEMYVEHCRSILRKLEPVTPQLDIDGEKNIWILKPGFSSRGRGIYCENRMKHILRLVDSDPEVILSERWVAQKYVERPLLIHEAKIDLRQHFLITDWNPLTIWFYKDSFIRFSSQPFTLEKLDRAIHLCNNAIQRKLENAPNRHPDLPEENMWHSDEFKAYLRTIGKEYVWDSVIIPGMKKALIHTMQVSQDKTDYRKNSFDLFGADFMFGENFQPWLLEINYKPDIKQDTSVMEILVPPLLEDLLRVVIDYKNDPNCDVGGFELIYKQVRALGNSHNVCITLFIKRH, encoded by the exons ATGACGCTTTGGTATGATGTACAACCCAACCTTATCTGGTCAAGACCTTATTTCAACTTTAGAGATCTGAATGAGGATCAGATGATCAATAATTTTGATTGTACAAGATGCTTCACAACCAAG GTTGGTCTGTGCCTCAGTTTAAGGGAACTGCCTTGGTTTGCCAAAGAAGATCCACACACTTTCTACCCTCGTTGCCACATATTGGCAGAGGAAAGGCAAGAATTCATTG ATGACTACAGATTGACTGCTGCTCGTAGTATCCTGAAATGGGTTTTGAGAGTCAATGGGAAATCTTTGAGAGATGAAGAGGTTATTCCCGAAGAGAGTGAAAAGGAAGCAAGCACTGCTATGTGCCTGACAG ATGGCGTAAGCAGGACTGCCACTCGTGTCCGTAAATGGTTTTTGAGAAtcagaagaaagagaaagagcaCTTCTGTCTCCCTGCCAG ATGCTAAGATGAGCGATCCTGGCCATGAAAGAACTGTTCCAAATGATATTATAGTAACAGCCCTTCTGGCATGCAAGATGCATCTCGACACACTGGAACATAAAAACATAGACGGTGACTTAGAGCCCGTAGAAGCTCAGGTGGCTGCCCGTTGGAAAGCATTTCTACGTGACTACTATAAAGTTGTACG TGACGGCGCTCACATACAGAATTCTGAGATGTATGTAGAACACTGCCGCAGTATTTTACGTAAGCTGGAGCCAGTGACCCCACAGCTGGATATTGACGGAGAAAAAAACATCTGGATCTTAAAACCAGGTTTTAGTTCCAGAGGAAGAG gtatataCTGCGAAAATCGCATGAAACACATACTCCGTTTAGTGGATAGTGATCCTGAAGTCATATTAAGTGAGAGATGGGTGGCACAAAAGTATGTTGAGAGGCCACTTCTTATACATGAGGCCAAAATTGATCTCCGTCAACATTTTCTAATAACGGACTGGAACCCCTTAACCATCTGGTTCTACAAGGACAGTTTCATCCGTTTCTCATCACAGCCCTTCACACTGGAGAAATTAGACCG CGCCATCCATCTGTGTAACAATGCTATACAAAGGAAATTAGAGAATGCGCCAAATCGTCACCCTGACCTGCCTGAAGAGAACATGTGGCACAGTGACGAATTCAAGGCGTACCTTCGTACAATCGGAAAAGAGTATGTCTGGGACTCGGTGATTATACCAGGGATGAAGAAAGCCCTCATTCACACTATGCAGGTTTCCCAGGATAAAACAGACTATAGAAAGAACAGCTTTGACCTTTTTGGTGCAGATTTTATGTTTGGAGAAAACTTCCAGCCCTGGCTACTTGAGATCAATTACAAACCTGATATAAAGCAAGACACATCAGTGATGGAGATTCTTGTTCCACCCTTGCTAGAGGACTTACTCCGAGTGGTGATTGACTACAAGAATGACCCTAACTGTGATGTAGGAGGATTTGAGCTGATATATAAACAGGTACGAGCCCTAGGAAACTCAcacaatgtatgtataactttatttataaagcgccac